The Oncorhynchus kisutch isolate 150728-3 linkage group LG8, Okis_V2, whole genome shotgun sequence DNA segment AATtcgtttagatagctggctagactaatttaccaatttGAAAAATGtcagctgacatgggctaattgagtgactgtcggTGAATGACATAACAGAAGAAACATTtatgatgcacaaccaaatttcgaaaGTGCACCTTGTAAATTATACTGttttaactctcaacagtaagttgagacccctaAAATCTTGGTCAGGGACACCCTAATAACTGCGGGGCCCCAAGTGGTCGCTTTAGTGGCTAGGGCCGGCCCTGCTCCAACCCTGTACTGTATGCTTGATGTGTCCAAACCTACATTTCTAAGCGGATTACATTGAGGATGTGGATAGGCGATACATTGAGAGGTACTAAATACATTAAACAGTAGGCCCATGCTGTGATAACCTCAGTCGCCATTTAGACAACTAGCACACTaagccagacagacaggtctgTAAAGAGAGGTGGGATAGACAGGGGAGGAGGTCAGGGTGggatatctatctatctgtctgtctatctagacagggggagacataggagatggggaggaggacagggtgtGGAATTTGGGAGGCTGCTGTGATGTTTGTGACCCAGAGACCAGCCTGTACATTATGTTGAAGGATATGAGGGAACATAAACCTGGCTAGAGCACTGGCCGCGGCCTCACTGAGACCCAACTTGCCTCTTCCCCCCCCGGCCCTAACACCAAAACAACAGGCTGGCTTTCAGCACTGCACCCCTCTTTGGAGTTATGTACTCCTAGCCCTAAGGTACTTCATAAAGGTAAGTGCcagacttacagtgcattcggaaagtattcagaccccttccaatatgttaatctacacacaataccccataatgacacaaaccggtttttagaaatgtttgcaaaaacataaataccttaacataagtattcagaccctttgctatgagactcgtaattgagctcaggtggatcctgtttccattgctcatccttgagatgtttctataacttgattggagtccacctgtggtaaattcaattgattggacatgatttggaaaggcacacctgtttatataaaagctcccacagttgacagtgcatgtcagagcaaaaccaagccatgatgttgaaggaattgttgaggcacagatctagggaagggtaccaaaaatgtctgcagcattgaaggtccccaagaacacagtaagTAGAAGTAGTTTGGAACCAGCAAAACTCTTCCTAAACTGAGCAATCACGGGagaaggatcgagggaaagatgaaaggagcaaagtacagagagatctttgatgaaaacctgctccagactggggagaaggttcaccttccaacaggacaacaaccctaagcacacagtcaataccacgcaggagtggctttgggacaagtctcaatgtccttgagtggccaagccagagcccagacttgaacccgacctgaaaaatagctgtgaagcgaaactccccatccaacctcagagcttgagaggatctgccgactccccaaattcaggtgtaccaagcttgtagtgtcatatccaagaagactccaggctgtaatcgctgacaaaagCACCTCAAAGTACTTAGTAAAGTTTTTTaattgtcgttatggggtattgtgtgtagattgatgagggaaaaaaagaatgtaatacattttagagtaaggctgtaacgtaacaaaattctgggtctgaatactttctgaatgcactgtaccccATTCTGTGAGTCTTGCCCCAACTCAGGAGAGACTCGTTTGCCCTCCTTACAGCAGCATTCCAGACCAACCACCCTATGCTGTCATCTAAATCACCATCCACCTGATGCACCTCTCAGAGAAGCACAAGACAGAGCACGTGTTTAAGGTTTTATTTGATGTATCAGAGAATTATTGATTAGAATTCAAACAATATATAAATCTTAAATACATATAGTAAAATCTTCCCTCCAGTATAAGAAAGTCTCCATACTATGAGGCAATAAAAACACACCCCGGAAAATGAGGTGATCTGTATAAATTGCCACTCAACAAAGAGTGAAGTCTGTACACTATACTCTGTAATATGACAAACACACATATGTAAACACTCTGTTTTCTCAccctttcattctctctcacacacacacacaaacatgcaacaTACAGGTACAATCATTGGTGACGTCCTGTCCTCATTCGACCATCAATGTATCAGACAAAACACTTCATCATACATTAATGTATGGGATTGCCCATGGTCATCGCTCATCACATCCTGACACATTCACTGGCCTCACTAATTTACACATTATGACAAAAAGTAATATGTCCCTCATATACATGCATACACGTTCCTTTCTTTTTTCCCCCCACTGTGGCTATATAGGAGGGACTTGACAATGTtaacaaatacaaaataatgaaTAATAAAAGGGTGAAAAGCAGAGGATTCATTTACATATTTCACCCATAAGTCCAACATGACATCAAGAAAGTGACATCAGGACATCTATAGTCTGTTGTGCTCAGTGCTGTCCCTTCCTCCACCGGAACAGTTCAGTGGCTGGGTCATCAGCAGGGAAGGGGAACTGGACCTAGCCACAGAGTTGCACCAAATAGCTACCCATCTCTCATGTTGGATAACTGGGGGCAATGTGTCAGGAAGCTTAAAGTGCAAGCAATAGTTCTGCCTGGATGTGGGGAGCGGCCACCTAGCTCTCACTCCCATAGTCTTGTACTGGTGCAGGCGGGGAGAGGCTGCCAGCCACACTGATGTCCAGGAAGGGGATGAAAGGCAGGGTTATCCGTGGGCAGAGGGCGTATGGAAGATGGGGAGAGACTAGCATGCCCTAGCCCTATCCAGTGTGTCGAGGCTGGGGTTGGGCATCCTCCTAATCCTGACTCAGTGCCTGAAGGTGTGGATGTCATTGTGTAGGCTGACAGAGGGCCTTGAGGGGGAGCCGTGAATGTGACAGCTCTTCTTGCAGCTGCAGCGCTGGATCCACATGACGTTGCGTGTGAAGCCCTCTCCGTCGGGACAGTGGAAGCGCAGGCGGACGGTGCGGGTCAGTGAAGGGGTGCAGCATCGTCTGTCCACACAGGAGCCGCAGCTGCGAGGTCGATAGTGCCGTGCTGTGTAGCAGCCAGCAAAGTTGATGCTGATTGGCTCCTGAGGGCGCACTGAACGCTGGCACTTCTTTCCCCTCTGGACAGTCAACAAACACAGAGTTAACAAACACAGTTAGACAACTGAGCTACATAAACCATAATAAATAGTCATATTGCAAAGGTTCTCATCATCAAAAATGAAATATTAATATGTTCTATGTGCTCTACTTGTATGCTTCATAATTTCCCACAAACATATCAGACATTGAGAGGAGTCTCATTGTACCTTGATTGCTGGGGTAAGTCGCAGGTCACATTGGCGGACTTGACACAGTCGTGTCTCTCTGACAAGCTGGCAGTCAGCGTTGTTATTGGTCACCCGACTGGAGATGCCCATCCCACAGGTAGTGGAACATTCCGTCCAATCAGTGGTCTGTGGGAAGCATCTGGCGCTTAGCAACACCTGGGACCTGGGGAGGGGCACCACCTCtgaaaggagaggacagggaatCATGAGAAACATACAGTGTTACAATTAAGAGAAACATACAGTGTTACAATTAAGAGAAACATACAGGGTTACAATTAAGAGAAACATACAGGGTTACAATTAAGAGAAACATACAGGGTTACAATTAAGAGAAACATACAGGGTTACAATTAAGAGAAACATACAGGGTTACAATTAAGAGAAACATGCAAGGTTCAGATTATGACCAAGATAGGATTATGCCTGGATAGAGACTGTGGAGAGTGAGACATTGGGACAGGTTGTTTACTGTACCTCTAAAGGTGACTCCAGTGCTGGCCTGATAGCGTGGCTGTTCCTGGAGCTGGTTGTTGATGTGGTTTGGGAGGGGTTGTGGGTTGGGCAGGGCTACCTGTGAAGGTTCCTCTGGGTCCTCACTGATGTGGTTGTTGTCGTCACAGACCCACTCCGCACAGCAGCGGCCCAAGGGCCGTGCCAGCCTTGGCTGGGAGCAGCGCCAGTCGGGCAGGGACACCTGGTGGGGGCAGAGTGGCATGCAGCCCACCACCCCATCCATGCAGCTGCACTGGTGCTGGCAGCTGGGCTGGAAGTCCTCTCCATGCTGGTAGACACGCCCACTGAACTCGCAGGACTGGCCTTTGGCCTCCGCTAGGCAGACACAGAATCAGCACAGTGGACTTTATACCACTATGGCAGTGTTACAATGATGCTGAGCATTTATCTACTTGaatgatcacatttttactataATTTACTATAATTCTGAAATCCCCATACCCAGCTGCAACACCCATACTTCTGCATACTCCCATATTGGCCCAACCACCTCTCTCCTGCGGATGTTAGGGGTACTCCTGGTCCTTACCTCGGCACAGGCCTCTCTCTGGGTTTCCCCCAGCCCCCAGGTGGCAGTGCAGGCCCTTGATGTGGTCACAGGGCTGGCTGGGGCTGCAGTCCTGGTTGAACTGCCTGGCACACACCTTACAGCAGCCACAGGCGTCTGTCACCCAGCTAACGCCCACTGGGCACAATGGGGGTGATGGGCCACAAGAGCACTGGGCAGGACAGTCACTCTCCACCTGAGAAAGAGAGCAGTGTCAGTGTTACAGATGTTTTGGGGTCTGCACAGCAGCAGTAGGGTAGAGGTGCAACCTCGTCTTTACTATGActtgtagtactgtagtatactCTCTTACTGGAGTGTCTTTCTTCATTGTAACAAAATACCCCCAAAAAGTTCAATTATTTtggtaaaataatattttttgaaaaGCAGAAACGCATCGTAAATAAAATAATgcaaaatagagagaaagagaataatttttttttttttaaagatggcaGGCAGGTAAGTATGCATCTATGAAACTCACCATGACAGCAGCACTGGAGAGGAGAACGAACAGGGTAGAAACAGTCCTTCTCAAACTAACCAGAGAAAGCATCCTGAAAGCGTACTTCCCAAAATTACAATCAGAGGTCGTTAGATGGAGAATAGAAACCTGGTGGCTGTGACGATATACTGTCCAGAGCCTGCACGTGAGTCCAGAAGTCTGTTGATCTGTCAGTTTACCTATTCATTCATCTGAACCGATCCATGGTTCTGTGCGAGCGCACTAAAAGCTACACTAGTTTGGGGTTTCTTTGCTCTCCTACAgtgtcagctcagctcagctagGGTTAGCTTCCCTTCATATAGAGCGAGATTCCCTCTGTGGTGCCTGTACTTATAGACACAGGCAGACCAGCCCCCTCCCCGTGACATCAGCTCTCCTCTTAAGGAGTAAGGGAAAGTGTATGGAGAGGGATTCAGTGAGTGGAGTAGGAGAGAAAGAAATTGCACCGTTGCTACATTGCTATAATGAGAAAGCATGGTTATATATGAACACAGTACTGTAGGCACTTCAGTGCACTGACATCTTACTACTTATATGTCCCTAATGCTATTGATAAACTACAGGAATAGCTAATTGCTGGTAAATTCACAATAAGCAAAGCTAAGTGTGGAGTaacttcaaatagtatttgatttCTTTCAAATAGGTTGAACATTTGATTAACCCTGCCTGAAttgccagatgggtggggttttcACCTTCGGGACTATTCTATCAGTCccattgtgccaggcaagctcaatcaagtgcagctaaagtatttgaatgAACACAAAcgctatttgaacccaggtctgcagaGCTTTGGGATTCCCATACTGTGGAGTGACACTGTAGCTCCATTCCTGCATATGAGCAGTGTTTGACAATGAGGATCACCTAAGCGAAGACCGATACTGGAAACAGAAAAACAAGTGCAGGTGTCATGGGAAAAATGAGTGGGGAATCCCGCTCTGGCGGGAAGTGGTTATGCAGATAGCTGAGAAAATCTGTGCGTACAACTCTTCAAACATTTATTACCTGGCCGGGCTGGCCCCAGAAACCCCACTGAAACACACTGCCCAGGCCAGGACATGTATCCTGTGGTTCCCTCCATTTCTTTCCTAATGGCCACATTCAAGGACAAAAAAAAGTATCTTCTACAGGTTCCCATGTTCGGGAGGAAAAACTAAACGTCGCCATTGTCATCCCAGAGGACTATAAAAAGTGTTTTGCTCGAGGGCAGGAAGGCCCTGCATTAGGCCTTGGCTCTCTCTGTTATGAAACACAGGAAACATAATTTACCACATTTGATGAGGCCACTGAAAACCTGCAAagcgagagaaaggagtgagtgtGAATATATAGTCTCTCACACCACAGGAGAAGGCAAAGAACATACATAGGACCTGTTTCTGTGGATCCTTGCTCTATTTGTCAGACCTGTCCTCACTTAACCCAGTTCACCTTCACAAAACCACAACGACAACACACCATCTACGAAGGCAAATCCTAAAAAGCATCAAATAGGATATAAATAATAACGGTTTAGAATAACACGTGTATTTCTTTGAATACAAAAAACGCTTCAGAAATTCAACAATTGCGAGGAATGAAACAAAACGAAAAACCGCCATGGATATGTGGAGGCAgcaggaatctgtgtgtgtgttaagatcAGTGGGAGCAGGGGGAACCACGGAGAGCAGGTGTTGCTACCTGCCTGCCACTGATGTGGGGATGGAGGAgcactgtagagagaggaggaatggagagagagacagagagaagagagccaCACCGACACCCAGGCCACTGGGCTGAAACCATTCTGggaatgtgagtgagtgagtgagtgagtgagtgagtgtgagagagagagagagagagagagagagagagagaaaaaaaaaacaccttgtaggggaaggaggggtgggaggATTAGGGCAGAAGTCTGGATTCCTGGCATTCCTGACCCACAAAGACAGGATGTGTGTGCTGGCCGTGGTGCATGGGACACTGacgaaaggggggaggggggcctGTTTGGCAGCATCCCCACCTGGCCCCCAGCCAGCGATTGTTTGTCAGCCAgacaaacatttccaaaaacaggggggggggggggggtcaggagccATGCCATCTACTCAACCTAGTCTCAACCTACACCTCAGTTATCATACAAACCACCCACGATCTGAAGATTCACTCGTATGACTGCACCCTGATCTGCACCGTCCCTATTGTATGGCTGCAATTAGCAGCTTCTCTCCTTTGGAGGCTTTTACAGCGGCTTTAGGTCTGGTCTACTCACAGTCTGAAGATAATGGTCTGTGGACATATTGATATTGTTGGCAACTCTGATGCCAGTAAGTACCCTGCATAGTGCCAAGAAAGGTCAGTGTTGATGGAACACTCCATCACTGGTGAAGAAGTGGGTAAACAGGAAGTCTATCTGCACAACTCTCAGGAAGAGTTGTTCTAATCTAAACAGATCTGCCCTGAACACGTAAAgcagtgtaactgtgtgtgtgtgtgtgtgtgtgtgttccatatcATATAATAGCAAACAGACAATTGTATTGAAGTCAACTCCATCAGACTGGTTTACTGTAGCTATTCCCTTCACTAaaagtccatttaaaaaaataatctgaCAAAATATGTGATTTGCGTTCTGAGTAACAGTATATGACAGTGGGAGCAGCCTCACATGTATTTGGGTAAACATATACATGTGTGGAATCAGCTGTGTGTCAGTGGTGCACCCTAACCCAGCCCGTGATACAACCTCTATAGGTCAGGCCACTGGATTCCTCATACTAGTGTCCTAAAAACCTTGGCTGgtacactcacacactcaatcATAAGTAACCCTTAAAAGCGTCCCTTCCAAAAGTGCCTGCTTGTTTGCCAAATGCCCATAAATGTACATCTAGGAGAGAGAATACTAATTACACAACAAATAAATATGTTGCACTTCACACATTCCTTTAAGGCAGTTGCGCAAGACAGCTGTGAAAAGGATGATGTCATGGGCCCCGACCTTGTGGCGTATGGGTCCTCATGACTGGCGGAAGACGGCTCGGCTccaaaacaacgacgccgtaGAAGTGGCAGATGatgcggtcttctggtcaggctccggagacaccccaccgctcccgagcaaactactcgccaatgtccagtatcttgacaacaaggttgatgaaatccgagcaagggtagcattccagagagacgtaagagactaacgttctttgcttcacagaaccatggctcactcgagacacgctatctaTCGGGGTCGGTACAGcaacctggtttcttcacgcatctcgcagacagaaacaagcatctttctggtaagaagaggggcgggggggtatgccttatgattaacgagacatgATGTGATCATAacagcatacaggaactcaagtccttctgttcacctgacttagaattcctcacaatcaaatgtcgaccgcattatctaccaagagaattctcttcggttataatcacagccgcatatattccctcCCAAGGAGACACATTGAtagccctgaacaaactttatttgtctatgtaaactggaaaccacatatcctgaggctgcattcattgtagctggggattttaacaaggctaatctgaaaacaagactccctaaattctatcagcatatcgattgtgctaccagggctggtaaaaacctagatcattgttattctaacttccgcgacgcatataaggccctcccctgtcctcctttcggaaaagctgaccacgactcccttttgttgctccctgcctatagacagagactaaaactggaagctcccgcgctcaggtctgttcaacgctggtctgaccaatctgattccacgcttcaagattgcttcgatcacatggatcgcattgcgtcaaacaacaacattgacgaatacgctgattcggtgagcgagtttattagcaagtgcatctgcgatgtcgtacccacagcaactattataacattcccaaaccagaaaccgtggattgatggcagcattcgcgtgaaacaaagcacgaaccactgcttttaaccagggcaaggtgaccggaaacatgaccgaatacaaacagtgtagctattccttctgcaaggcaatcaaacaagctaagcgtcagtatagagacagggtagagttgcaattcaacggctcagacacaagagatatgtggcagggtctacagtcaatcgcggattacaaaaagaaaaccagccccgttgcggaccaggatttcttgctcccagacagactaaacaacttctttgctcgctttaaGAACAAtaaagtgccactgacacagcccgctaacaaaacctgcagactctccttcactgcagccgactgagtaaaacatttaaacgtgttaaccctcgcagggctgcaggcccagacggcatccccagccgcatcctcagagcatgcgcagaccacctggctggtgtgtttacagacatattcaatctatccttatcccagtctgctgtccccacatgcttcaagaagaccaccattgttcctgttcccaggaAAGCTAAGgaaactgagctaaacgactaccgccccgtagcactcacttccgtcatcatgaagtgctttgagagactagtcaaggaccatatcacctccaccctacctgactccctagacccacttcaatttgcttaccgccccaataggtccacagatgatgcaatcgcaaccacactgccctaacccatctggacaagaggaatacctatgtgagaatgctgttcatcgactacacctcagcatttaacaccattgtaccctccaaactcgtcatcaagctcaagaccctgggtctcaaccccaccctgtgcaactgggtactggacttcctgacgggccacccccaggtggtgagggtaggtaacaacatctccaccccgctgatcctcaacactggggccccacaagggtgcgttctgagccctctcctgtactccctgttcacccacgactgcgtggccacgcatgcctccaacttaatcatcaagtttgcagacgacactacagtggtaggcttgattaccaacaacgacgagatggcctacagggaggaggtgagggccctcggaatgtggtgtcaggaaaataacctcacactcaatgtcaacaaaacaaaggtgatgatcgtagacttcaggaaacagcagagggagcaccccccctatccatatcgacgggacagtagtggagagggtagtaagttaagttccttggcgtacacatcacggacaaacttaattggtccacccacacagacagcgtggtgatgAAGGTGccgcagcgcctcttcaacctcaggaggctgaagaaatttggcttgtcaccaaaagcacagaaacctttacagatgcacaatcgagagcatcctgtcgggctgtatcaccgcctggtacggcaactgctccgcccacaaccgtaaggctctccagagggtagtgaggtctgcacaacgcatcaccggggcaaactacctgccctccaggacacctacaccacccgatgtcacaggaagaccataaagatcatcaaggacaacaaccacccgagccactgcctgttcaccccactatcatccagaaggtgaggtcagtacaggtgcatcaaagcagggaccgagagacagaaacTATTTTTCAATCttgaggccatcagactgttaaacagccaccactaacattgagtggctgctgccaacatactgactcaactccagccactttaataatggaaaatgtatgtaaaaaatgtatcactagccactttaaacaatgccacttaatataatgtttacata contains these protein-coding regions:
- the LOC109895749 gene encoding CCN family member 1-like; the protein is MLSLVSLRRTVSTLFVLLSSAAVMVESDCPAQCSCGPSPPLCPVGVSWVTDACGCCKVCARQFNQDCSPSQPCDHIKGLHCHLGAGGNPERGLCRAEAKGQSCEFSGRVYQHGEDFQPSCQHQCSCMDGVVGCMPLCPHQVSLPDWRCSQPRLARPLGRCCAEWVCDDNNHISEDPEEPSQVALPNPQPLPNHINNQLQEQPRYQASTGVTFREVVPLPRSQVLLSARCFPQTTDWTECSTTCGMGISSRVTNNNADCQLVRETRLCQVRQCDLRLTPAIKRGKKCQRSVRPQEPISINFAGCYTARHYRPRSCGSCVDRRCCTPSLTRTVRLRFHCPDGEGFTRNVMWIQRCSCKKSCHIHGSPSRPSVSLHNDIHTFRH